DNA from Rhipicephalus sanguineus isolate Rsan-2018 chromosome 11, BIME_Rsan_1.4, whole genome shotgun sequence:
acctctcacgaaaaaaaaaaaataaacagggttggtttgagccaATGCACCGgtcaatctttccatcagtggagtcatctcgtTCCATGTTTTAAGCGAGGCATGACGAGACTTGCAAAACACAGATAGGGACGATATATACGGCGACGGGTAGAAAGGGTGCGCAGCTGGACCTGATTATTTTCTCAGTGACCACACCACAACATCGTACGAATATATGCACCGCGACCTATCATGCATGATTCGTGGTAGCTTCACATACGCACAGACTCATGCAAAGTGCGAATGCGATGCGCAAAAGCTTGCTTTATTCAAATTTCTTTCGCCGTGACGCACGTGTCAAAACGCCAGGTTGCGAGCATCCgcaacgtctttttttgtgtgtgtgtgtgaaaggaACACCTTTATTTTAAACGCTGATTCCGGTTTGACTCTGTGGATCGAGAATCTAGGTAAGGATGCTTTCGGTGCGCATGTATCCCtctatagccgcctacgactttgtgctctcgtatCCGTTTCGTTAGCTTATAAATACTAATTGCTAGTtgtttacgtgccataaccacgatTTGATTGTGAGGCACGCAGTATAGTGAATAGCTCCGGTTTAATTTTGggcacctagggttctttaaggtgGGTTTCTTTCAAGGCGTTTCCTGTTACCTTCAACTTTGACTGACAATGGTTTGTACTCTGCCGGGAGCTGGTATATCGCGAAACATGGCTAAAATAAGAATGTGTTGCCCACTATGGGGTTTAATGAATGGGACGGGTTACGACGCTTTGTCGGGCATTAAACTGCCTTTTTGACAACCCTGCCCACTTAACATACATGTTTGATTAATTACAGTACACTGTAACTGATTGAATGAATAGATGTTTCAAGGgctgtggcgtgcctcataatgatatcgtggttttgccacgtaaaacccGGATATTATTAAAAATGTGTTGTGCAGCGCGATTACTAACCATCTATAGCCTTGGTAGCTTTTGCCCCGTTGAACTGAACTAACTAACTAATGAACATGGTGTGTTAAATCAACTCACATCGGCAAGTCCGGcaatttattaacgcgatagcattaaagaagctcgtttcgcggaaattccggtgtcgaggtcggcgtctttggttgtgagcaaaaaaatcagttctccgtgagcgaaaattcgaggtagatgcaaataaaggaaTGATACAacatcttcggttcgagtgggaccggggatttgaacctgcgacccctcgctcagtggcgcgatgcgtttagccgctcggccaccacgcatacaacAGTTAGCATACTgacggcgagctacttatatacaccattgaaggcacgttcacaccgagcgcggatccggaaagcggatgCGGATTATCCGCGAAAGCGCAACAAGCGCGGCCGCTTGCCCGGATCACTCTTTTCTTcgcgcggaaaagttggccgctttggccgcagcgaATCAGGGCCCGATAACGCGCGTGCAGTAttgcgtagtgccgcaagatggcgacacgtccgccgtggattggtggattgctccatccctgcggcggagcgggcagaagtcaacgcggtcggtctgaacagcctcgcgccctcgctgcctctccgctttgaaaatccgcttgcccgcttgcgtgcgCCGCGTTCGATGTGAACGTGcctttagcgttggtggtacgcacatcttggATGTTTttcagcggcttgactatcacccgcgagatggcgcaaagcaTAAAGTtgcctacaatacttactagagggaactctggcgctagtgtctatgggagctgcaacgcatgatgcttcagccagcatgggaatgatgggtagtacacaaatttgtctaaacttcgttctttcaactccgtttggctgcgcgtcgcctgcatccgctttgtcgcaaaacaaagttcagcaaaagtctgcagttccacttcaccactttaacttttttaggctcaccaaaccaaacctggtcacgaagttcacaacgttctattcttttatccgaaacgaacgccaaaacacagcaataaacaaagccacaagtacgtttgaagccgcaagcacgaagactaggcaaatttgtgtactactcatcattcccatggtagctgaacgatcgcagcgccagagtcccctctagttaattttaggaaactctatggcgcaaAGAGCCCACGGGCGCTAGAgtgcctagggtgccttgatgcctgcTTAGAGTGGAGTCAGCTTttaggagcgcgcgggcatcaaggcaccctaacgggtgcgcttttaaacggcatcgccctgCCGTGTGGCCCTGTTTtttcgcgccgcatgcatggataaaggagccggagggcgttcacactttggctttccttgcggcacggcttaggtctccaccgagaaacgaaaccaggctagcgattgggaaggcgatacgaacacggtccgattacgctgtcgcgttcttctcttgatggcgacgctcaagcgtcctcaaagtttttattatttttattatattgGTACGCGATTGAGATATTCCTTATTTTCCAGGTGCCCCATAAGTCGACATCGATTCGCATCACGTGAGCAGAATGCAACCTCTTTGCCAAACGACGCAGGATGACGCATCCGCCGTGACAAACGCAGTGAGTCGTGgctttgtgacgtcattacacCTCCAGATTACGGGAGTCACTGGGGATATATAATTATTACTTGAACCCCAGTTTTTGCATATTTATATAGCATCGCGAATTGTCGCGCTCTTATCGCTTGAAAGGTACATACACTAAAGATAAACTTCGAAACGATTTTGAACGGCAGAGCATTCGGCGAGTTGAGGGCGTGCTTGCGATCTTGTTTCAGAGCATGAATATAAGCGCAGCTGCGAAAGCACTAATTGTTGAGGACATTCTCACGTATTCCGCCTGTATTTTTTGCGAGAGACATTCTTAAAGTTTATTATGCCGATTATTCATCTGAATTACAATGGCAATGCAATCCTTTCTTAGTAACAAATAGTTCAGTAACGCAAACGCGACGCTGTTGAAAATTGCTGCGTTACGACGCTTGTTCCGCGAGCAAACGGTACGTGGCATGGGGATGAGAGGGGatgtattcccccccccccccccgcacacacacacactactcgGTTCAGGGTGCTTCAGCACTCCATGAGTACACATGAGTGATAAAGAGTTATCCTTTCTAAGAAAGGGATCTGCGCCTGTCTGGTGGTGGTAGGTAGCAGTGTAAACGTGTACGGTGGAAAATAAGCCTTTGTTGGTAGAGAGCGCTCGTCTGTCGCCTAGCGTattcttttgtgtccgtgtcagTTGCGCTACGGATTGTAACCAACAGGCCTTAACAGCCACAATTCTGCAGTGGCCAGCGTCGCTCCGAGGGGCCAGCAATCCTCAAACGGAAAGCAATTAAAAATATTGGAACAGTTGCAAGTTTTTCTAGTCTCATTTCTACAGAAAAGTAAAAGAACGCACTTATGAAAACCAGAGTGGCGCGTTCGCAGGATGAAAAAAACCAGCGCCCGAACGTGTACCACGTGATCGATGGTCTGCACCTGAGTCGGCTGTTCACAGAGCGTAGCATCAGGTCGGTAATGGCGTACCGACCTCGTGACGACGACGTCTTCGTCGTCAGTTACCCGAAGTGCGGAAGCACGTGGCTTCAGCAAGTCGTCAACGCGGTCTTGAAAACCGACGAATCATCCAGGGAGCCGGCACAAGCGGGGAGACAGGAGTTGCCACTGTTCCTGGATTTCGTGGGCGCCGAAGGGGCTCGCTCCATGCCCCGACCTGCTTGCTTGAAGACTCACTTGCCGTACGGCATGCATCCGTACTCGCCGGAAGCCAAGTACATCTACATAACCCGGAACCCCTACGACTGCTGCGTGTCCTTCTACTACCACACAAGGTGGGTGGGttgcataggcgcgcgcacgagggggggggaggtgaggggggagggaagtctcaccatacctttactcagtcggacctgacAGCGACaatcacaagaacttcattgAATAGTGGCGAGGAAAatgatggggagggggggggggggaggcgaggcCTAGGGCTTTCAATCAAGTCGGTATCCCCACCCAGGACGGAACCGGGAGGCAGTGACTCTCATCGACGACCCGGGCCCTCTGTAAAGCCTGTAGCTGAAGAGTGATGTCTGAACTTCGAAGCGCCTCGTCTCGCTTCGTATTACTGTGTATACCGGAGCCCACATTGAACCTGTCCCATGATTTTTTAGACTGCAGTGTTATGGTCATGCAGGTTTTTGATGATAACGGCGGCGGATGACCCTTGATGTTGCACACCAAAAACTGTTTCCTTCCCACCTCCACACCCGAAAGCCGGGGgcaaaaggcaggccgttgttAGAGGCACGTTATCGCTTGAGGTTAATTTTCGCATCCCTTGTAAGGTTGTTTTCTCTCGCGCTCGACCACTCGCACTCGACCAATGAAGGACTTGCCCTCCCCTCCCTTTattaatggagaaccctgcgtgtGTACGCCTATGGTCGGTTGCAAGTGAGGCTGCCAACTCCTCAACGAAGGAAGTCTGAACGgagtgtgtgcggggggggggggggggggcagtggagGTGCGTCTTTAGAACCGCTAGTTTTAATTTTCTTATTCACAGCCAGTCTCATTTGCCATTGCAACCACTTAAATATGTATTTCAGCTGACTAATCGAGAACGCAATCTTGCTTCCATCAGCTTTGCTTTTTCGTCGGCTTTCACGGAGTGGGGCTGGCTGCATTCTGTTTCTTCACGCAGGCAAAGGTCATCGTCTTAGTTGATTGCGACTACATTGGATCGCTATATCAGAGCTTGCGGTGCTATATGAGTGtacaagtcgacgagatgtttCCGAGCGTTATCGCGTCATGACACTGGATATACCCTAACGCTTTATGGATATTTGTGCAGGCGACTTCCGACTTATCGGTTCCAAGAGGGCACGTTCGACCAGTTCTTCGACTTGTTCGTGCAAGGCAAGGTTGACTACGGCGACTACTTCGACCACCTGCTTTCCTGGTACGCCCATCGCGATGACCCGAACTTGCTGTTCATCACCTACGAGGAGCTCAAGAAGGGCACAGCGGGCTGGGTTCAGAAGATAGCGGACTTCCTCGGCAAGGAACAGTACGGCGACCGGATGCAACAGCACCCCGAGCTGTTGGAACACGTCTTGGCGTCAACCAGCGTTGGAAACATGAAATCATTGAATTCAAAGTTAAAGAATTGGACCGCAGTAGTAGAGTCCGTGCCGGCAGAAGCCAGGGAAGAATTGACGAAGTCATTGAAGGACACCTTCGGTGACATTTGGGACGTCCCGACCAAGGCAGACTTCATCCGCAAGGGTCTCGTTGGCGACTGGAAGATTCACTTTAGCCCGAAACAGATAAGGATAATGAAGGATCGTATCGAGTCCAAGACTCGCGGCAGCGACGTCATGGAACTTTGGAAGGATGTAGGCCTCCCTTGATTTCGCCTTCGAATGAACCTTCGGTAATAAAATCGTTTTGTTTCTTCAAGAGCTTCGGGCGAGTGTTTCAACCTGAAACGAGATTTTGTCATGGGTGTACGTGATGAAGCTTGATACTTATAAACTTAGTTTCTGAAGTCAATGCGCAACTTGTCGACGCCATTGGCTTTCAAGGCACTGGTCTTTAATTTATGCGTGTTCGAATAGTGACTACACAGGGTGTATAATGTCCTTTTGCGTAGCCATCATGCGCCAGAAGCAGTTTAATGTAAAAGGCATGCATGAAAGAAAGGCAGAGTCATTGCCTAAGAGAGGGTGAAGGGGCCCATAGTCAGGAGTATATGCTTCTGTGTATACCGGTTAGATGTTTGCTTTGAAATATCGAAAGTATACATAGTGAAGTGCTCTGAGCTCCTTTGGTTCAACACAGGAATCATTCCTGATATGCCAGTCACCTTTTCTTTAATACTTGGCACTGACTTCCCCGCGAGATGTCCTTCAGGCAAACGTATGACACCATGTATGTACACTCCGTTTACGCCGAGAATGTATAACGAGCGCTATATAACCGCACAATACTGAACGGGTAGGCACTTTCCAGACAGTTGGCCTGGCCGTCTCGTCCACGAATGGTTCTTCCACTTGCTCAGTGCAACTTCAATTGATCTTCACTGAAATTGCTATTTCGGCCTGATGGTATGAAGCTAGTCGAAGGTCGAATGCCACGGCCAGAAAGATGAGAAACTGTCGCTTTGTTAAGAGCCGTAGCTACGACCCCTGGTGTGAGAACACAAATCTCGAAGGTTCCCTTGCGGGCTGTCCGTGACAGAAGCGACGGCAGAACGATGAACACGTCATAGTCACACGTTTGATAGACACCACCCGTCGTTAGATAATCTCGAAGGGGTGTTTTCTCGTTGACCGAATTAGTGCTGAATGGATCGAAGTTTTGAAAGCACGTTTGTAATGTATGTTTTTACGCGTCAGTGACGCCTGTAGCACAGGGGTGGTGACAGGGGGGTGCACTTGATGGAGCCCcgtttactccccccccccctacaccaGGCAAAAATTCCTGGCGCCGTCCGTGCTGCCGTATATGCCACGAAAACCGCCACAGTTGGAGCCGATGACGAAGTGAGTTTCTTTTCTGCTAACTCACGGTTCACAGCGTAGTTACTGATCTACATCCGGTCGTCATTCCTGGCAGTCCTAAAATTTCGAGTTAACGATAGTTGAGCTCCtcataatgtgtgtgtgtgtgtgtgtgtgtgtgtgtgtgtgtgtgtgtgtgtgtgtgtgtgtgtgtgtgtgtgtgtgtgtgtgtgtgtgtgtgtgtgtgtgtgtgtgtgtgtgtttgacaaaGCGGAAGCGGGGAAAACAATTGTAAAGAACGCAGTCACTGCACCCGTAATTGCTTTATTTTCAGCCCCCTGCAGGGATTCACATTTGTATAGATTGTTTAGTGTGctgcttcacacacacacacacacacacacacacacacacacacacacacacacacacacacacacacacacacacacacacacacacacacacacacacacacacacacacacacacacacacacacacacacacacacgcgcgcgcgcgcgcgcacacacacacacacacacacacacacacacacgcacgcacgcacgcacgcacgcacgcacacacacacacacacatgttttGGTGGGTCATCAAGTTGCACGACGCGTAGTCATTGCTGAGAGTCCTGATGTACAACGCGAGCGCAGCACAATCACGAAGGGCTAACATTTATGTTCTTTTCGCAGGTGATGCGGTACGGGAACAGCTGTTAGCTGTGAACGCTGGCGGGGTTCCTCGACACAAACGCGCGCTGCTAAGCCTGCAGGCGGAGTGAACAAATTCAACAAATTTCGTCCTGCCACT
Protein-coding regions in this window:
- the LOC119375101 gene encoding sulfotransferase ssu-1, with product MAYRPRDDDVFVVSYPKCGSTWLQQVVNAVLKTDESSREPAQAGRQELPLFLDFVGAEGARSMPRPACLKTHLPYGMHPYSPEAKYIYITRNPYDCCVSFYYHTRRLPTYRFQEGTFDQFFDLFVQGKVDYGDYFDHLLSWYAHRDDPNLLFITYEELKKGTAGWVQKIADFLGKEQYGDRMQQHPELLEHVLASTSVGNMKSLNSKLKNWTAVVESVPAEAREELTKSLKDTFGDIWDVPTKADFIRKGLVGDWKIHFSPKQIRIMKDRIESKTRGSDVMELWKDVGLP